One Paracoccus pantotrophus genomic window, GGCGCCGGGCATGACCATGATGCGGATGCCGGTCTTCACCTGGACCTCGTTCTGCGCCAACATCCTGATCGTCGCCTCGTTCCCGGTGCTGACCATGACGCTGATCCTGCTGACGCTGGACCGCTATGTCGGCACCAATTTCTTCACCAACGACCTTGGCGGCAATCCGATGATGTATATCAACCTCATCTGGATCTGGGGCCACCCCGAGGTCTATATCCTGATCCTGCCGCTGTTCGGCGTGTTTTCCGAGGTCACCTCGACCTTCTCGGGCAAGCGGCTGTTCGGCTATTCCTCGATGGTCTACGCGACCGTCTGCATCACGGTGCTGTCCTATCTGGTCTGGCTGCACCATTTCTTCACCATGGGCTCGGGCGCTTCGGTGAACTCGTTCTTCGGGATCACCACGATGATCATCTCGATCCCGACCGGGGCCAAGCTCTTCAACTGGCTGTTCACCATGTATCGCGGCCGCATCCGCTATGAGCTGCCGATGATGTGGACCATCGCCTTCATGCTGACCTTCGTGATCGGCGGCATGACGGGCGTGCTGCTGGCGGTGCCTCCGGCGGATTTCGTGCTGCACAACTCGCTGTTCCTGATCGCGCATTTCCACAACGTGATCATCGGCGGCGTGCTGTTCGGCCTGTTCGCGGCCATCAACTTCTGGTGGCCCAAAGCCTTCGGCTTCAAGCTGGACGTGTTCTGGGGCAAGGTCTCGTTCTGGTTCTGGGTCGTGGGCTTCTGGGTGGCCTTCATGCCGCTTTACATCCTGGGCCTGATGGGCGTCACGCGGCGGCTGCGCGTCTTCGACGACCCGGACCTGCGGATCTGGTTCGCCATCGCCGCCTTCGGCGCGGTGCTGATCGCCTGCGGCATCGCGGCCATGTTCGTGCAGTTCGGCGTCTCGATCCTGCGCCGCAACCGGCCGGACTATCGCGACGTCAGCGGCGATCCCTGGGACGGGCGCACGCTGGAATGGGCGACCTCCTCGCCGCCCCCGGCCTATAACTTCGCCTTCAGCCCGATCTCGCACGGGCTGGACAGCTGGTGGGAGATGAAGCAGCAGGGCGCCGTGCGTCCGACCGGGGGCTACATGCCGATCCACATGCCCAAGAACACCGGCGCCGGCGTGATCCTGGCCGCGCTGGCCACGGTCTGCGGCATGGCGCTGGTCTGGTATGTCTGGTGGCTGGCGGCCCTGAGCTTCCTGGGCATCATCGCCGTGTCGATCGCCCATACCTTCAACTACGACCGCGACTATTACATCCCCGTCTCGGACATCGAGGCGACCGAGGATGCCCGGACGCGCCAGCTTGCGCAGGGGGTTTGAGAGATGAGCCACGCGACAACCGACACCATGCGCCAATACTGGGAGCTTGAGCCCCATCACCACCCCGAGGGCGCCTCGACCAGCCTAGGCTTCTGGGTCTACCTGATGAGCGACTGCCTGATGTTCGCGGTGCTCTTCGCGGTCTATGGCGTGCTGGGCACCAGCTTCGCCGCCGGGCCGGGACCGAAGGACCTGTTCGACCTGGAACTGGTGGCGGTCAACACCGCCATGCTGCTGCTGTCCTCGATCACCTTCGGCTTCGCCATGCTGGCCATGGGCAAGGGCGACCAGCGCGGCACGCTGCGCTGGCTGGCGGTGACGCTGTTCTTCGGCCTGTGCTTCCTGGCCATCGAGCTTTACGAGTTCCACCACCTGATCCATATCGGCGCCGGGCCGCAGCGGTCCGGGTTCCTGTCGGCCTTTTTCACGCTTGTCGGCACGCATGGGCTGCATGTCACCTTCGGCTCGATCTGGCTGGTGACGCTGATGGTGCAGATCACCCGGACCGGGCTGATCCCGGCGAACCAGCGCCGCATGGTCTGCCTGTCGATGTTCTGGCATTTCCTCGACGTCATCTGGATCGGCGTCTTTACCTTCGTCTATCTGCTGGGGATGATCTGATGTCCGCCGAACACGCCCATGCCGCGCATCACGACGATCACGGCCACGACCATGGCAGCTATGCCTCTTACCTCAAGGGTTTCCTGCTCTCGGTGATCCTGACCGCGATCCCCTTCGGCCTGGTCATGGCCGGCGGCTTCGAAAGCCGCGCCCTGACCGCCGTCACGGTGATCGGCTTTGCCGTGGTGCAGATCCTGGTCCACATGGTCTATTTCCTGCACATGAACGGCAGGCAGGAAGAGGGCTGGACCATGCTCTCCACCATCTTCACCGTGGTGGTGGTGGTCATCCTGCTGGCCGGCTCGCTCTGGGTCATGTATCACATGAACACCAACATGATGCCGCAGATGGACCATGAGCTGATGCAGGGCTTCGGTTCGTGACCCTGCGCCGGCTGGCGGCGCCGGCCGGGGCGCTGGCGGTGTTCCTGGCGCTGATGGCGCTGGGGCTCTGGCAGGTGCAGCGGCTGGCCTGGAAGACCGACCTGATCGCGCGGGTCGAGGTGCGGCTGGCGGCAGGCCCGGTCCCCGCCCCCGGACCTGCCGAATGGGCCGGGATGGACGCGCGCGATGCCGAATACCGCCGCATCGCGGTGACGGGAACCTATCGCGCGGACAGCGACACGCTGGTCAAGGCGGTGACGGAACGCGGGCCGGGTTTCTGGGTGATGACGCCGCTGCAAACGCCCGAGGGCTGGACCGTGCTGGTCAATCGCGGCTTCGTCGCGGATACCGCCCGCGACGACCGCCCCCTCCCCCAGGGCGAGGTCACGGTGACGGGCCTGCTGCGCATGAGCCAGCCCGGCGGCGCCTTCCTGCGCGGCAACGATCCCGCGGCCGGGCGCTGGTATTCCCGCGACACCGCCGCCATCGCCGCGGCGCAGGGGCTTGGCCCGGTCGCGCCCTGGTTTCTCGACGCCGATGCCCAGGGCGGCGGGGCGCAGCCCATCGGCGGGCTGACCGTGGTCCGTTTCCGCAACAGCCACCTGGGCTATGCCCTGACCTGGTTCTCGCTGGCGGCGCTTTGGGCGGGCTGGCTGCTCTGGGCCCGGCGCCGGGGCGCGCGGGACTGACGGGCGCGAAGGGGCCAGGGCCCAGGAAAACCCACGCGACTTGACTTGAATCAACGTCCTGGCGGCTTGATATCCGCAAGGGTGGGCAAGATGCTGGCGCCGCCAGGTCGGAAGGACCGAGCCGCGCCCCATCGTCATCCGGTCCCTGCGTGCCCGCCCCCGCGTCCGCCAAGGAGATGCCCATGAAGACCCCGACCAGCGCACCGAAGCCCGCTGCCGCATCCGCATCCGCCGACCTGCCGCCCGTGCCCTGCCCCGAGACGCTGGGGCGCGAAGCCTTCCGCACCTTCGACCGCATGCGCGAGGCAATGGCGGCGCAGTTCACCGGCGGGCTGTCGCCGGCGGCGCTGACGCTGGCCCTGCAGGACTGGACCATGCACCTGGCCGCCGCGCCGGGCAAGCGGATGGAACTGGTCGACAAGGCCAACCGCAAGGCCGCGCGGCTGTTGTGCCACCTGGCCGCGCTTGGCGTGGACCGCGAGACGCCGGCCTGCATCGACCCGCTGCCCGGCGATTATCGCTTTGCCGCCGAGGGCTGGAAGAAGCCGCCCTTCAGCATCTGGGCGCAGGCCTTCCTGCTGCAACAGCAATGGTGGCACAATGCCACGCATGAGGTGCCCGGCGTGAACCCGCATCACGAGGAGATCGTCTCCTTCGCCGCGCGGCAGATGCTGGACGTGTTCTCGCCCTCGAACCTGCCCTTCACCAATCCCGAGGTGATCGCCCGCACCATGAAGACCGGCGGCATGAACCTGGTCGCCGGCATGCGCAACTGGACCGAGGACGTGATCCGCCAGGCCACCGGCCAGCCCCCGGTCGGGACCGAGGCTTTCGTGGTCGGCAAGGACGTGGCGGTGACACCCGGCAAGGTGATCTATCGCAACCACCTGATCGAGCTGATCCAATACGCCCCCACGACCGAAACGGTGCTGGCCGAGCCGGTCCTGATCGTGCCGGCCTGGATCATGAAATACTATATCCTGGACCTGTCGCCGCAGAACTCCCTGATCCGGCACCTGGTGGCGCAGGGGCATACGGTCTTCTGCATCTCCTGGCGCAATCCCACGGCCGAGGATCGAGACCTGTCACTGGACGACTATCGCCGGCTGGGGGTGATGGCGGCGCTGGATGCGGTCGGCGCCATCCTGCCGCAGCGCAAGGTCCATGCCGTCGGCTATTGCCTGGGCGGCACGCTGCTGTCGATCGCCGCCGCCGATATGGCGCATGGCGACGACGACCGGCTGGCCAGCCTGACCCTGCTGGCGGCGCAGACCGATTTCAGCGAGCCGGGAGAGCTGGCGCTGTTCATCGACCACAGCCAGGTCAACCTTCTGGAAAGCATAATGTGGAACCGGGGCTATTTGTCCGCCGACCAGATGGCCGGGGCCTTCCAGCTGCTGCGCTCGAACGACCTGATCTGGTCGCGCATGGTGCATGACTACCTGATGGGCGAGCGCAAGCCGATGATCGACCTGATGGCCTGGAACGCCGATTCGACGCGCATGCCCTACCGGATGCATGCCGAATACCTCAAGCGGCTCTACCTGGACAACGAACTGGCCGCCGGACGCTTCATGGTCGAGGGCCGGCCCGCTGCGATCCAGAACATCCGCGTGCCGATCTTCGTCGTCGGCACCGAGCGCGACCATGTCGCGCCCTGGCGCTCGGTCTTCAAGATCCATTACCTCAGCAATACCGAGCTGACCTTCGTGCTGACCAGCGGCGGCCACAATGCCGGCATCGTCAGCGAGCCGGGCCGGCCGCGCCGGCGCTATCGCATCGCGCTGCGCGAGGCCGGCGGACGCTGCCCCAGCCCCGACAGTTGGGCCGAGACCGCCGAGGCGCGGCCGGGTTCCTGGTGGGAGGCCTGGACCGGATGGCTGGCCGCGCATTCCTCGGCCAAGCACGTCCCGCCGCCGGCCCTGGGCGCCCGCAGGGCCGGCTATGCACCGCTGGCCGATGCGCCCGGCAGCTATGTGCTGCAACGCTAGGGCCCGGCCCCGCGCATTGCACGCAGGGACGAATGCCGCCAAACAGGTCCGGGACAGGTGACTGCCGAAGGAGAGCGCCATGAAGCCAGCCGAGATCGTGCCGGACGGGTCCGCATGGCACGCCCAGAGCGGCGAGGAGGTCTGCACCGCGCTGGCGACCAGCCTGGACGGGCTGGCCCATGACGAGGCCGCGCGGCGGCTGGAGCGTTTCGGGCCGAACGAGCTGCCGCCCGCCGCCCGCACCCATCCGGCATTGCGCTTCCTCGCGCAGTTCAACAATGCGCTGATCTATTTCCTGCTTTCGGCGGCGGTCGCGGCCATCGCGTTGGGGCATGTCATCGACGGCGCGGTGATCGTCGTCGTGGTGCTGGTCAACGCCGTCGTCGGCTTTGTCCAGGAGGGCAAGGCCGAACGCGCGCTGGACGCCATCCGCGACATGATCGCCCCCCATGCCGTGGTGCTGCGCGAGGGCGAGCGGCACACCCTCG contains:
- the cyoB gene encoding cytochrome o ubiquinol oxidase subunit I, which translates into the protein MATFSNETTFLLGRLNWDAIPKEPIVWATFVVVALGGIALLAALTKYRLWGWLWREWFTSVDHKKIGIMYIVLALVMFLRGFADAVMMRLQQVWAFGGSEGYLNAHHYDQIFTAHGVIMIFFVAMPFITGLMNYIVPLQIGARDVSFPFLNNFSFWMTVGGAVITMASLFLGEFAQTGWLAFPPLSGIGYSPWVGVDYYIWGLQVAGVGTTLSGINLLVTILKMRAPGMTMMRMPVFTWTSFCANILIVASFPVLTMTLILLTLDRYVGTNFFTNDLGGNPMMYINLIWIWGHPEVYILILPLFGVFSEVTSTFSGKRLFGYSSMVYATVCITVLSYLVWLHHFFTMGSGASVNSFFGITTMIISIPTGAKLFNWLFTMYRGRIRYELPMMWTIAFMLTFVIGGMTGVLLAVPPADFVLHNSLFLIAHFHNVIIGGVLFGLFAAINFWWPKAFGFKLDVFWGKVSFWFWVVGFWVAFMPLYILGLMGVTRRLRVFDDPDLRIWFAIAAFGAVLIACGIAAMFVQFGVSILRRNRPDYRDVSGDPWDGRTLEWATSSPPPAYNFAFSPISHGLDSWWEMKQQGAVRPTGGYMPIHMPKNTGAGVILAALATVCGMALVWYVWWLAALSFLGIIAVSIAHTFNYDRDYYIPVSDIEATEDARTRQLAQGV
- the cyoC gene encoding cytochrome o ubiquinol oxidase subunit III gives rise to the protein MSHATTDTMRQYWELEPHHHPEGASTSLGFWVYLMSDCLMFAVLFAVYGVLGTSFAAGPGPKDLFDLELVAVNTAMLLLSSITFGFAMLAMGKGDQRGTLRWLAVTLFFGLCFLAIELYEFHHLIHIGAGPQRSGFLSAFFTLVGTHGLHVTFGSIWLVTLMVQITRTGLIPANQRRMVCLSMFWHFLDVIWIGVFTFVYLLGMI
- the cyoD gene encoding cytochrome o ubiquinol oxidase subunit IV gives rise to the protein MSAEHAHAAHHDDHGHDHGSYASYLKGFLLSVILTAIPFGLVMAGGFESRALTAVTVIGFAVVQILVHMVYFLHMNGRQEEGWTMLSTIFTVVVVVILLAGSLWVMYHMNTNMMPQMDHELMQGFGS
- a CDS encoding SURF1 family protein, whose protein sequence is MTLRRLAAPAGALAVFLALMALGLWQVQRLAWKTDLIARVEVRLAAGPVPAPGPAEWAGMDARDAEYRRIAVTGTYRADSDTLVKAVTERGPGFWVMTPLQTPEGWTVLVNRGFVADTARDDRPLPQGEVTVTGLLRMSQPGGAFLRGNDPAAGRWYSRDTAAIAAAQGLGPVAPWFLDADAQGGGAQPIGGLTVVRFRNSHLGYALTWFSLAALWAGWLLWARRRGARD
- a CDS encoding PHA/PHB synthase family protein — encoded protein: MKTPTSAPKPAAASASADLPPVPCPETLGREAFRTFDRMREAMAAQFTGGLSPAALTLALQDWTMHLAAAPGKRMELVDKANRKAARLLCHLAALGVDRETPACIDPLPGDYRFAAEGWKKPPFSIWAQAFLLQQQWWHNATHEVPGVNPHHEEIVSFAARQMLDVFSPSNLPFTNPEVIARTMKTGGMNLVAGMRNWTEDVIRQATGQPPVGTEAFVVGKDVAVTPGKVIYRNHLIELIQYAPTTETVLAEPVLIVPAWIMKYYILDLSPQNSLIRHLVAQGHTVFCISWRNPTAEDRDLSLDDYRRLGVMAALDAVGAILPQRKVHAVGYCLGGTLLSIAAADMAHGDDDRLASLTLLAAQTDFSEPGELALFIDHSQVNLLESIMWNRGYLSADQMAGAFQLLRSNDLIWSRMVHDYLMGERKPMIDLMAWNADSTRMPYRMHAEYLKRLYLDNELAAGRFMVEGRPAAIQNIRVPIFVVGTERDHVAPWRSVFKIHYLSNTELTFVLTSGGHNAGIVSEPGRPRRRYRIALREAGGRCPSPDSWAETAEARPGSWWEAWTGWLAAHSSAKHVPPPALGARRAGYAPLADAPGSYVLQR